A genomic stretch from Methylophilus medardicus includes:
- a CDS encoding DUF721 domain-containing protein, which produces MFKINQIFKHHNDLKPLLQEADDRQHLQQCWSAVAPELAKLSHVLAHHDGALTIAVHSGAVASRIRLMEPQLLQKIRDFCQNSRKIKGLNLNAIKVKVQVKSRPPSKHKRIKAPSNQALNTLESYANEANNPALEAALRHFIDRQRHD; this is translated from the coding sequence ATGTTCAAAATCAATCAGATTTTCAAGCATCACAACGATCTCAAGCCGCTGTTACAAGAAGCGGATGATCGGCAGCATTTACAGCAATGTTGGTCTGCAGTTGCCCCGGAACTCGCCAAGCTTTCACACGTATTGGCACACCATGATGGTGCACTCACCATCGCCGTGCACTCCGGCGCGGTGGCCAGCAGAATCAGGTTAATGGAACCCCAACTGTTGCAAAAAATCCGGGATTTCTGTCAAAACTCCCGGAAAATCAAAGGCTTAAACCTTAACGCAATTAAGGTCAAAGTGCAAGTAAAATCTCGCCCGCCAAGCAAGCATAAACGCATCAAAGCCCCTTCTAATCAGGCTTTAAATACGCTTGAGTCCTACGCAAACGAAGCGAATAATCCAGCATTAGAGGCCGCACTGCGCCATTTCATTGATCGCCAACGCCACGACTGA
- a CDS encoding M23 family metallopeptidase, translating to MINIIIVSEKMAKPKTLGMFESVGIALALVLVPVVLTLLFITPQQVIKSQGVKAMLPPHLRGAMLSTQSHLDAYAKQIGELQARILRLDAQNQRLSKLAGVRSTAEPINERTLVNEVPTSAPLGQGGPLVKDSPLSEEDLKATIEQMSADLDFRDAFQGKIEAKLLQKSVLREMLPNSSPVEAAYSSSSYGWRIDPMSGHRAFHEGLDFPASVGMPVFAAADGIVITAVQTPDYGNLLKIDHGSGLETRYAHNSRLLVKPGDRVMKGQKIALIGSTGRSTGPHLHYEIRLNGNPLDPREYLRNHS from the coding sequence ATGATTAATATCATTATTGTTTCAGAAAAAATGGCGAAGCCCAAAACGCTGGGCATGTTTGAAAGCGTAGGGATCGCGTTGGCGTTGGTGTTAGTGCCAGTGGTATTAACCTTATTATTTATTACGCCACAGCAGGTTATCAAGTCGCAAGGCGTTAAGGCGATGTTGCCTCCGCACCTGCGTGGTGCGATGTTATCGACCCAAAGTCATTTAGATGCTTATGCCAAGCAGATTGGTGAATTGCAAGCACGGATACTGCGACTAGATGCGCAGAATCAGCGCTTATCGAAATTGGCAGGTGTCAGATCTACTGCCGAGCCGATCAATGAGCGAACCTTGGTGAACGAAGTGCCGACGAGTGCACCATTAGGTCAAGGTGGGCCGTTGGTGAAAGACTCCCCATTGAGTGAAGAAGATTTAAAAGCCACCATTGAGCAAATGTCGGCTGATCTGGATTTTCGTGATGCGTTTCAAGGCAAGATTGAAGCAAAATTGCTCCAGAAAAGTGTGTTGCGCGAGATGCTGCCTAACAGCAGCCCGGTCGAAGCGGCTTACAGTTCATCCAGTTATGGCTGGCGGATTGATCCCATGAGTGGACATAGGGCGTTTCATGAGGGGCTCGACTTTCCGGCATCTGTGGGCATGCCGGTATTCGCAGCGGCGGACGGGATTGTCATCACTGCCGTACAAACACCGGATTATGGCAATTTGTTGAAGATTGACCACGGCTCAGGCCTCGAAACCCGTTATGCGCACAACTCCAGGTTGTTGGTAAAGCCAGGTGACCGCGTCATGAAAGGGCAGAAGATCGCCTTGATTGGCAGTACTGGTCGCTCTACGGGCCCGCATTTACACTATGAAATTCGTCTCAATGGCAACCCGCTGGATCCCAGAGAATACCTGAGGAATCATTCCTAA
- the secA gene encoding preprotein translocase subunit SecA, whose amino-acid sequence MLASLFKKLFGSRNDRLVKQYQQTVKQINALEPATQALSDEELRAKTEAFKQRYANGESLDKLLPEAFAVVREGSKRALGMRHFDVQLIGGMVLNAGKIAEMRTGEGKTLVATLPTYLNALTGKGVHVVTVNDYLAKRDAEWMGQLYNFLGLSVGINLSQMPHDAKQQAYAADITYGTNNEFGFDYLRDNMVFSKEERVQRPLHYALVDEVDSILIDEARTPLIISGQAEHSVDLYGAINEVAKQLVRQQVEDGEGDFWVDEKAQSVTMSEVGHEHAEQLLEQSGLLTAGSSLYEPANITLVHHLYASLRAQNLYHRDQHYVVRNNEIVIVDEFSGRMMPGRRWSDGLHQAVEAKEGVTIQKENQTLASITFQNYFRMYQKLSGMTGTADTEAYEFNQIYALETVVIPTHRPVQRADAMDKVYRTGMEKYKAVIEDIKQCQAKGQPVLVGTTSIENSELISQLLTQAKLDHQVLNAKQHEREATIVAEAGRPGMITIATNMAGRGTDIVLGGNSEGEVHAIRHDASLSDADKETKIAQIKAEWQQRHDAVLAAGGLHIIGTERHESRRVDNQLRGRSGRQGDPGSSRFYLSLEDQLLRIFSGERVAAIMTRLNMPEGEAIEHAMVTRAIENAQRKVEGRNFDIRKQLLEYDDVSNDQRKVIYEQRNELLESVDVGQTIRAMREDVINSLFNTHIPPGSVEEQWDIAALEQALQEELNMPLPVGEWLESNPDLHEETLRERVLNAANESYAGKEAMAGNDNMRNFERAVMLQSLDNHWREHLAALDHLRQGIHLRSYAQKNPKQEYKREAFELFESLLNTVKSEVTKITMQVQVRSREELEAEERRAEEAMRAAEVGNVQYQHTDYDSALTNTGEAAASAQDLPEGVRVGRNDPCPCGSGKRFKNCHGALS is encoded by the coding sequence ATGTTAGCCTCGTTGTTTAAAAAATTATTTGGCAGTCGCAATGATCGACTGGTCAAACAGTATCAACAAACCGTCAAACAAATCAATGCATTAGAGCCTGCCACCCAGGCATTGAGCGATGAAGAGTTGCGGGCAAAAACCGAAGCGTTTAAACAACGTTACGCCAATGGCGAATCCTTAGATAAGTTGCTCCCCGAAGCGTTTGCCGTGGTGCGAGAGGGCAGCAAGCGTGCATTGGGCATGCGTCACTTCGATGTGCAGCTGATTGGCGGCATGGTGCTGAATGCTGGCAAAATTGCTGAAATGCGTACCGGTGAGGGTAAAACCCTGGTCGCGACCCTTCCTACCTACTTAAATGCGCTGACCGGTAAAGGCGTGCATGTGGTCACCGTGAACGATTATCTTGCCAAGCGCGATGCGGAATGGATGGGGCAACTCTACAACTTTTTAGGGTTAAGCGTTGGTATCAATCTGTCGCAAATGCCGCATGATGCCAAACAACAAGCCTATGCCGCAGACATTACTTACGGCACCAATAACGAGTTTGGTTTTGACTACTTGCGTGACAACATGGTGTTTAGCAAAGAAGAGCGCGTGCAGCGTCCTTTGCATTATGCTTTGGTCGATGAAGTAGACTCCATCTTGATTGATGAAGCACGCACGCCCTTGATCATCTCTGGTCAAGCTGAGCATAGCGTTGATTTATACGGTGCGATTAATGAAGTGGCCAAGCAGTTAGTCCGCCAGCAAGTCGAAGACGGTGAGGGCGATTTCTGGGTGGATGAAAAAGCACAGAGCGTGACCATGAGTGAAGTGGGGCACGAACATGCAGAGCAGCTGCTTGAACAAAGTGGCCTGTTAACCGCTGGTTCAAGTTTGTATGAGCCGGCGAATATTACCTTGGTGCATCACTTGTATGCTTCGTTGCGCGCACAAAATCTCTATCACCGTGACCAGCATTATGTGGTGCGTAACAATGAGATTGTGATTGTCGATGAGTTTTCTGGCCGTATGATGCCTGGGCGTCGTTGGTCAGATGGTCTGCATCAAGCGGTCGAAGCTAAAGAAGGCGTTACCATTCAGAAAGAGAACCAGACGCTGGCCTCTATCACGTTCCAAAATTACTTCCGTATGTATCAAAAACTGAGTGGCATGACGGGGACAGCGGATACCGAGGCCTACGAGTTTAATCAGATTTATGCGTTGGAAACGGTCGTGATTCCAACCCATAGACCCGTGCAGCGCGCAGATGCGATGGACAAGGTGTATCGCACTGGCATGGAAAAATACAAGGCGGTGATTGAAGATATCAAGCAATGTCAGGCCAAAGGTCAGCCAGTGCTGGTGGGTACGACATCGATTGAGAATTCAGAACTTATTTCACAGTTGCTCACGCAGGCCAAGCTGGATCACCAAGTGTTAAACGCCAAACAGCATGAGCGCGAAGCTACCATCGTCGCTGAGGCGGGACGTCCCGGCATGATCACAATCGCAACCAATATGGCTGGTCGCGGCACTGATATTGTGTTGGGCGGTAACTCTGAAGGTGAAGTGCACGCCATCCGTCATGATGCAAGTTTGAGTGATGCCGACAAAGAAACTAAAATTGCTCAGATTAAAGCTGAGTGGCAACAACGGCATGATGCGGTATTGGCGGCAGGTGGTTTGCATATCATTGGCACCGAGCGTCATGAGTCACGTCGTGTCGATAATCAGCTGCGTGGCCGTTCTGGCCGTCAAGGCGATCCCGGTTCAAGTCGTTTTTACTTGTCTTTAGAAGATCAGTTACTCCGCATTTTCTCAGGCGAGCGCGTGGCTGCGATTATGACGCGTTTGAATATGCCAGAAGGCGAAGCCATTGAACATGCCATGGTGACACGTGCGATTGAGAATGCGCAACGTAAGGTCGAAGGTCGCAACTTTGATATTCGTAAGCAATTGCTCGAATATGATGATGTCTCTAATGACCAACGTAAAGTGATTTACGAGCAGCGCAATGAATTACTCGAATCTGTCGATGTCGGTCAGACGATCCGTGCCATGCGTGAAGATGTGATCAACAGCTTATTTAATACGCATATTCCGCCGGGCAGTGTCGAGGAGCAATGGGACATCGCTGCCTTAGAGCAAGCCTTGCAAGAAGAGCTGAACATGCCGTTACCTGTGGGTGAGTGGCTGGAAAGCAATCCTGATTTGCACGAAGAAACACTGCGTGAGCGCGTGTTAAATGCGGCTAACGAGAGTTATGCAGGCAAAGAGGCGATGGCCGGCAATGATAATATGCGCAACTTCGAACGCGCAGTGATGTTGCAGAGCTTGGATAATCACTGGCGTGAGCATTTGGCTGCGTTAGATCACTTGCGTCAAGGGATTCATTTGCGTTCTTATGCGCAAAAAAATCCTAAGCAAGAATATAAGCGTGAAGCCTTTGAGTTGTTTGAGTCTCTACTCAATACCGTCAAGAGCGAAGTCACTAAAATTACGATGCAAGTCCAAGTGCGTTCGCGTGAGGAGCTAGAGGCTGAAGAGCGTCGCGCCGAGGAAGCCATGCGTGCTGCAGAGGTCGGTAATGTTCAGTACCAGCATACGGATTATGACTCTGCGCTCACCAACACCGGCGAGGCGGCAGCCTCCGCGCAAGATTTGCCAGAAGGCGTGCGTGTTGGCCGTAATGACCCTTGTCCATGTGGTTCGGGCAAGCGTTTCAAAAACTGCCACGGCGCCTTGAGCTAA
- a CDS encoding DUF1289 domain-containing protein, with translation MSELEVQSPCVGVCSMDEETGFCQGCFRTLDEIRLWWDMDNASKAEVVKLAAARESAVFGD, from the coding sequence ATGTCTGAATTAGAAGTTCAATCCCCTTGCGTAGGGGTATGCAGTATGGATGAGGAGACCGGTTTCTGTCAGGGTTGCTTCAGGACCCTGGATGAAATTCGCTTATGGTGGGACATGGATAATGCCAGCAAAGCAGAGGTGGTCAAACTGGCTGCAGCAAGAGAGTCAGCGGTATTTGGTGACTAA
- a CDS encoding MarR family winged helix-turn-helix transcriptional regulator encodes MQNSLAKEALKQFRIIFGTVRQHFREIEASCGISGSQLWLLHEIATHPELGVSRLAENLAIHQSTCSLLVEKLVKKNLVEKQRLSEDQRKVGLIVTAEGYSVLAKAPKPVDGILPQVLATLDIDTLQNLNLSLNLVIGKLDAQSNTLGAHPLSDL; translated from the coding sequence ATGCAAAATTCTCTCGCCAAAGAAGCCCTAAAACAATTTCGAATTATTTTCGGCACCGTCAGACAACATTTTAGAGAAATTGAAGCCTCTTGCGGCATCTCTGGCTCTCAGCTTTGGCTGTTGCATGAAATTGCAACGCATCCAGAATTAGGCGTTTCCCGTTTGGCAGAAAACCTAGCCATTCACCAGTCGACCTGTAGCCTGTTGGTTGAAAAGCTGGTTAAAAAAAATCTGGTCGAAAAACAGCGCCTAAGCGAAGATCAACGAAAAGTAGGATTGATCGTGACGGCGGAGGGCTATAGTGTGTTGGCCAAAGCGCCGAAACCGGTGGATGGTATTTTGCCGCAAGTGCTTGCCACGTTAGATATTGATACGCTGCAAAACTTAAACCTCTCGCTCAATTTAGTCATCGGCAAGCTAGATGCACAATCCAATACACTCGGTGCCCACCCGCTCTCAGACCTTTAA
- a CDS encoding HvfC family RiPP maturation protein, with amino-acid sequence MLPFQAYQHAFTAHLRDPKRHDKPDGVNDQRMRIYREIVFNNFLASVRACFPVLSQLLGKRRFGKLVRACFYAQPFESPLFADIPKTFVDYLQTGTLPNVDIPAFAAQLAHYEWVELAVSRQVETHHDATISTQITTPDGLRPCVLKLPEVHRLLDYDYPVQCISKKNAHPTPEATFLLVYRTPDYQVRFIQLNVITFQLLQQFQANTTSALDHLTTLAHSLPHLPAASIIEFGLQTLHTLHQQQALCVKSPYPLLETLPL; translated from the coding sequence ATGCTGCCATTTCAGGCTTACCAGCACGCATTTACTGCGCATTTGCGTGACCCCAAGCGCCACGACAAACCCGACGGCGTCAATGATCAACGCATGCGCATTTACCGCGAGATTGTCTTTAATAATTTTTTAGCCAGTGTGCGTGCTTGTTTTCCAGTCCTTAGCCAGTTACTTGGCAAACGTCGTTTTGGCAAGCTGGTTCGGGCATGCTTCTACGCGCAACCCTTTGAAAGCCCCCTATTCGCGGATATTCCCAAAACGTTTGTCGATTATTTACAAACAGGCACGTTGCCGAATGTAGACATCCCTGCCTTTGCCGCGCAATTAGCCCATTATGAATGGGTGGAACTTGCCGTCAGTCGACAAGTAGAAACGCATCATGACGCCACCATTAGCACGCAAATCACCACCCCGGATGGACTGCGCCCATGCGTGCTGAAATTACCAGAGGTGCACCGTTTATTAGATTATGATTATCCAGTGCAATGCATTTCAAAAAAAAATGCGCACCCCACACCAGAAGCCACGTTTTTATTGGTGTATCGCACACCTGACTATCAGGTGCGGTTTATCCAGTTAAACGTAATCACCTTTCAATTACTGCAGCAATTTCAGGCGAACACTACAAGCGCATTGGATCACCTGACCACGTTAGCACACTCCCTGCCACACCTACCTGCAGCCTCGATCATCGAGTTTGGTTTACAAACCTTGCATACTTTGCATCAGCAGCAAGCGCTTTGCGTCAAATCTCCTTACCCGCTACTTGAAACTTTGCCGCTTTAA
- a CDS encoding HvfB family MNIO-type RiPP peptide maturase — translation MAQQSDICGAGLGLKREWLPQLKQQHGQPSLERLQFLEIAPENWIQAGGKYAAELDWLTQHYPIACHGLCLSLGGPDPLNVGFLKQVKQFLADFEIPLYTEHLSYCSDTSNGYIYDLLPIPFTSEAVHYVAQRIRQTQDILERRIAVENASFYVAAPIADMDEIIFINAVLSEADCDLHLDINNVYVNSVNFGFDPYAFLNQLPAERIVYGHMAGHLQIEDRVLVDTHGESIIDPVWQLLSHAYDHLGVFPTLLERDTNIPPLTSLMQEVNRIAELQQTMPPKSQPIRRKVA, via the coding sequence ATGGCGCAGCAATCGGATATTTGTGGTGCAGGCCTGGGGTTAAAGCGCGAATGGCTGCCCCAATTAAAGCAGCAACACGGCCAGCCAAGTCTTGAGCGCTTGCAGTTTTTAGAGATCGCCCCCGAAAACTGGATACAGGCCGGCGGTAAATATGCTGCCGAACTCGACTGGCTAACCCAACATTATCCGATTGCTTGCCATGGTTTGTGTTTATCCTTGGGCGGACCGGATCCGCTAAATGTCGGCTTTCTCAAACAAGTGAAACAGTTTTTAGCCGATTTTGAGATTCCGCTGTACACCGAACATTTAAGCTATTGTAGCGACACCTCCAATGGCTACATTTATGATTTGCTGCCGATTCCCTTTACATCAGAAGCCGTCCACTATGTCGCGCAACGCATCCGACAAACCCAAGACATTCTCGAGCGCCGTATTGCGGTAGAAAATGCTTCTTTTTATGTGGCCGCCCCCATCGCCGACATGGATGAAATCATTTTTATCAATGCCGTATTAAGTGAGGCTGACTGCGACTTGCATTTGGATATTAATAATGTGTATGTAAACAGTGTTAATTTTGGCTTTGATCCCTATGCATTTTTAAACCAACTGCCGGCTGAGCGCATTGTGTACGGCCATATGGCGGGCCACTTACAAATCGAGGACCGTGTATTGGTGGACACGCATGGCGAGTCGATTATTGATCCAGTCTGGCAATTGCTATCGCATGCCTATGACCATTTAGGTGTGTTTCCGACGTTGCTAGAGCGAGATACCAACATCCCACCCTTAACGTCGCTCATGCAAGAGGTGAATCGCATCGCTGAACTGCAACAAACGATGCCTCCTAAAAGCCAACCGATCAGGCGCAAGGTGGCCTGA
- a CDS encoding zf-HC2 domain-containing protein gives MLNCKRTSVLVSQSLDRPLTWRERWAVRLHLLICVYCRRFAQQLQWIRRAMQGWQQQVAEDSEVALSQDARDRITQQLDKFY, from the coding sequence ATGTTGAATTGCAAACGAACCAGCGTATTGGTCTCGCAATCACTTGATCGCCCGCTCACTTGGCGTGAGCGCTGGGCAGTCAGGTTGCATTTGCTGATTTGTGTGTATTGCCGCCGCTTTGCACAACAACTTCAGTGGATTCGCCGCGCAATGCAGGGTTGGCAACAGCAAGTGGCCGAAGATAGCGAAGTTGCGTTGTCACAAGACGCACGGGACCGCATTACACAACAACTGGACAAGTTTTACTGA
- a CDS encoding sigma-70 family RNA polymerase sigma factor encodes MATNPHDWLNEHGDYLYRFALARLRNPHQAEDVVQETLLAAIKNPNYAAQSSPRTWLTGILKHKIIDCMRKQVREIPASELLTEEDANMDEFFDNTGHWAEKPVAWDIPQDALQQKQFLQILQQCMTRLPQKLAAIFTMRDVDEMENEEICKALNITATNAWVMLYRARMGLRKCLEMHW; translated from the coding sequence ATGGCGACGAATCCACATGACTGGCTCAATGAGCATGGCGACTATTTATATCGATTTGCACTAGCGAGATTGCGCAATCCACATCAAGCAGAAGATGTGGTGCAAGAAACACTGCTTGCCGCGATCAAAAACCCAAACTATGCCGCGCAATCTAGTCCCCGCACCTGGCTCACAGGGATCTTAAAACACAAAATCATCGACTGCATGCGTAAGCAAGTACGCGAAATACCCGCCTCAGAACTCCTCACCGAAGAGGATGCCAATATGGATGAATTTTTCGACAACACTGGCCACTGGGCAGAAAAACCAGTAGCTTGGGACATCCCACAAGACGCCTTGCAGCAAAAGCAATTTTTACAGATATTGCAGCAATGCATGACGCGGCTACCGCAAAAACTAGCAGCCATTTTTACCATGCGAGACGTGGATGAAATGGAGAATGAAGAAATTTGTAAGGCATTGAATATCACTGCGACCAATGCATGGGTAATGTTATACCGTGCTCGCATGGGACTACGAAAATGTCTTGAAATGCATTGGTAA
- a CDS encoding DUF1841 family protein, translated as MALFNPSRDEVRQFFFDAWAKFKQQQTLTPLEKMAVGIVHMHPEYHATLDHPEQSLEQAYFPEMGETNPFLHMSLHLSIQEQISINQPIGITQAYGNLCTKFQEEHEAQHALLECLAETIWLAQRQQTGLDAAHYLQLIEQRAGIAPSS; from the coding sequence ATGGCTTTATTCAACCCCAGCCGCGACGAGGTTCGTCAGTTTTTCTTTGATGCTTGGGCCAAATTCAAGCAACAGCAGACGCTCACCCCCCTGGAAAAAATGGCGGTAGGCATTGTGCATATGCATCCTGAATACCATGCCACACTGGATCATCCCGAGCAATCTCTCGAACAAGCCTACTTCCCAGAAATGGGTGAAACCAATCCTTTCTTGCACATGAGCTTGCACCTGTCGATACAAGAGCAGATCAGCATCAATCAACCTATAGGCATCACGCAGGCTTACGGCAACCTGTGCACAAAGTTTCAAGAAGAGCATGAAGCCCAACACGCCTTACTCGAATGTCTAGCTGAAACAATCTGGCTGGCACAGCGCCAACAAACCGGGCTGGATGCTGCGCATTATCTGCAACTCATTGAACAGCGCGCCGGTATTGCCCCTTCAAGCTGA
- the nth gene encoding endonuclease III → MNAQKRLAIFERLAQAIPDPTTELEHSSTFELLIAVILSAQATDKGVNIATRKLFKVANTPQAILDLGLAGLESYIKTIGLYHAKANNVLKCCQQLVELHGGEVPESRAALEALAGVGRKTANVILNTAFGQPTIAVDTHLFRVGNRTKLATGKNVLQVEQRFLSLTPKQFLRDAHHLLILHGRYTCTARSPKCGDCCIADLCEFHDKQLRPVKPPAES, encoded by the coding sequence ATGAACGCACAAAAAAGACTCGCTATTTTTGAACGGCTGGCGCAAGCCATCCCAGATCCAACGACAGAACTTGAACACAGCTCTACCTTTGAACTATTGATTGCAGTCATCTTATCGGCACAAGCGACCGACAAAGGCGTCAATATTGCCACGCGGAAATTATTTAAAGTCGCCAACACACCGCAAGCTATTCTGGATTTAGGTTTAGCCGGATTAGAAAGTTATATCAAAACCATCGGCCTTTACCATGCCAAAGCCAATAATGTTCTCAAGTGCTGCCAGCAACTGGTAGAGCTACATGGCGGCGAAGTGCCAGAGAGCCGAGCTGCACTCGAGGCACTGGCTGGTGTGGGTCGCAAAACGGCTAACGTGATTCTAAACACGGCCTTTGGTCAGCCGACAATTGCAGTCGACACGCATTTGTTTCGCGTCGGCAACCGCACCAAACTAGCGACGGGTAAAAATGTGCTACAGGTTGAGCAGCGCTTTTTAAGCCTCACGCCGAAACAGTTTCTGCGAGATGCGCATCATCTGTTGATTTTGCATGGTCGTTATACCTGCACTGCGCGCAGCCCCAAATGTGGCGATTGCTGTATCGCCGACTTATGTGAATTTCACGACAAACAACTACGTCCGGTAAAACCACCGGCAGAGAGTTAA
- a CDS encoding RnfABCDGE type electron transport complex subunit B, translating to MQTSSRHHQLTTTADAANQSEAARIAQIDALLPQTQCRQCGYAGCKPYATAIARGEAEINQCPPGGEIGLRALADLLHRPYVPLNPAHGVTKAKMVAVIDETTCIGCTLCISACPVDAILGASKQMHTVIGQLCTGCELCLPPCPVDCIEMQVVDGRPMAMNAEESDLARQRHTQRLHRLALENDQKRQTNHTESSSKDTTENIKKLAMAAAIARVNAQKA from the coding sequence ATGCAGACCTCCAGTCGACACCATCAGCTGACCACGACGGCAGATGCCGCCAATCAATCGGAAGCAGCGCGCATTGCGCAGATTGATGCGTTGTTGCCGCAAACACAGTGTCGCCAGTGCGGATATGCAGGCTGCAAACCCTATGCCACAGCCATTGCGAGAGGCGAAGCTGAAATCAACCAGTGCCCGCCGGGCGGAGAGATTGGCCTGCGCGCGCTGGCAGACTTGTTACATCGCCCTTATGTGCCTTTAAATCCTGCACATGGTGTAACCAAAGCCAAAATGGTCGCCGTGATCGATGAGACGACCTGCATCGGTTGCACCTTGTGCATCAGCGCTTGCCCGGTAGATGCGATTCTCGGCGCATCAAAACAAATGCATACGGTGATTGGGCAACTGTGCACGGGCTGTGAACTGTGCCTGCCGCCCTGCCCGGTGGATTGCATCGAGATGCAAGTGGTGGATGGCCGGCCAATGGCCATGAACGCCGAAGAGTCCGACCTAGCAAGACAGCGCCATACCCAGCGACTGCACCGACTAGCGCTTGAAAATGATCAAAAGCGCCAAACTAATCACACCGAGTCCTCCTCTAAGGATACGACAGAGAACATTAAAAAACTGGCGATGGCCGCCGCCATCGCTCGTGTCAACGCGCAAAAAGCTTAA
- the dapA gene encoding 4-hydroxy-tetrahydrodipicolinate synthase, producing MFTGSLVAIVTPMFEDGRLDLDALKKLIDVHVDAGTDGIVIVGTTGESPTVTVDEHCLLIKTTIEHVAKRVPVIAGTGANSTAEAIELTAKAKSLGADACLLVAPYYNKPSQEGLYQHFKAVAEAVDIPQILYNVPGRTGCDLSNDTVLRLAQLPNIVGIKDATGGIERGTDLLLRKPADFAVYSGDDATAMPLMLLGAKGVISVTANVAPTLMHDMCVHALNGNVAAAIACNAKLFALHQKLFVEANPIPVKWVLQQMGLIGTGIRLPLVNLSSQYHEVLRNAMQQADIAA from the coding sequence ATGTTTACGGGCAGTTTGGTCGCAATCGTTACTCCGATGTTTGAAGATGGTCGTTTGGATCTGGACGCGCTCAAAAAGTTGATCGACGTGCATGTCGATGCTGGTACCGATGGCATTGTGATTGTCGGTACGACTGGCGAGTCGCCTACGGTCACTGTCGATGAACATTGTCTGTTGATTAAAACGACCATTGAGCATGTGGCTAAACGCGTGCCGGTGATTGCCGGCACTGGGGCGAACTCAACGGCTGAAGCGATTGAATTGACCGCCAAGGCCAAGAGTTTGGGTGCAGATGCTTGCCTACTGGTGGCGCCTTATTACAACAAGCCCTCACAAGAAGGCTTGTATCAGCATTTTAAAGCGGTGGCTGAGGCTGTCGATATTCCCCAAATTTTATACAATGTGCCTGGACGCACTGGATGCGATCTGAGCAATGATACCGTGTTACGTTTGGCGCAGTTGCCAAACATTGTCGGTATTAAAGATGCAACAGGGGGCATTGAGCGTGGCACAGACTTGTTGCTGCGCAAGCCTGCAGACTTCGCCGTTTATAGTGGTGACGATGCGACGGCGATGCCGCTGATGTTGTTAGGCGCCAAGGGCGTGATCTCGGTCACGGCCAATGTGGCGCCAACACTGATGCATGACATGTGCGTGCATGCACTCAATGGCAATGTGGCCGCTGCCATCGCATGTAACGCAAAATTGTTTGCATTGCACCAGAAGTTGTTTGTGGAAGCGAACCCGATTCCGGTGAAATGGGTACTACAGCAAATGGGTTTGATTGGCACCGGCATTCGTTTGCCGCTAGTGAATTTGTCTAGCCAATATCATGAAGTATTACGCAACGCCATGCAGCAGGCTGACATTGCCGCTTGA